The following DNA comes from Eubalaena glacialis mitochondrion, complete genome.
AACAACCCAATCCCCCAGCCCACCAAACTCAAATACAATCTTCGCCTCCCCACTCTTTAAAACGTAAACTACAACTAAAAGCTCTACTACTAACCCTAAAATAAATGCTCCCAGTACAACCTTGTTAGAAACCCAAACCTCGGGATACTGTTCAGTAGCCATAGCTGTCGTATAACCAAATACAACTAATATTCCCCCCAAATAAACCAAGAATACCATTAAACCTAAAAACGAACCACCAAAATTTAAAACAATTCCACATCCAGCACCACCACCCACAATCAACCCTAAACCCCCATAAATAGGTGAGGGCTTTGAAGAAACCCCTACAAAACTAATTACAAAAAGAATACTTAAAATAAAAACAATGTATATTATCATTATTCTTACATGGACTCCAACCATGACTAATGACATG
Coding sequences within:
- the ND6 gene encoding NADH dehydrogenase subunit 6 yields the protein MMMYIVFILSILFVISFVGVSSKPSPIYGGLGLIVGGGAGCGIVLNFGGSFLGLMVFLVYLGGMLVVFGYTTAMATEQYPEVWVSNKVVLGAFILGLVVELLVVVYVLKSGEAKIVFEFGGLGDWVVCDVGGSGVFSEEVTGIAALYSYGTWLVVVTGWSLFISVVIIMEITRGN